In one Nitrospira sp. genomic region, the following are encoded:
- a CDS encoding TonB-dependent receptor, with translation MHRRIQLACSASLPSSPTADAHRLPLPPQPSATQRRRLWLSLFGTLVSLWCIALGQAQETPASDASRTTLARTGEELEFLREEETVSIATRHEQPISQAPSNVYVITDEDIRHSGATDIPTILRRVPGLDVMQVTGADFNVSTRGDNQLFANKLLVMVDGRSMYIDGQGLVFWKSLPVTLPEIKRIEVLKGPASVVYGFNAFDGVINIITKSAQEMNGTTLQFGGGELGTISSAAVHAGSAGKLDYRLSIGRDQNQQWRNTDALAFRSNKFNVQTQYNFSGDATLRVAGGFIDTNRFDGPVSNVQIPQSQFNQGYTDVHYQYRNFSLRGWWQGNDIPVDSATHPLLSRFVRQTNATGGSNVSFTTQTYNLEAQHSLELSSSNRLSYGINYRYNVVDGAAVSELGREDRLGFHLQDEWKLLSPLTLVAGIRYDLHTRINGTWSPRVALIYSLTPEHTFRISGSVAYRPPTLFESNLDLRISPTTPPLFAPIPLFGSQKLNPEQIISYEAGYQGWWLKHRLRTRLDVFFNHLSDLINFQTIGTTRTLVNGGEADIYGTEAGFEFLVTRWLSGFANASYQKIGQTFTGVSRRGGPDWKANVGMRGEWDSGLNGEIAVHYVASATYPLIELFSALAPVLPTPTSSTVDSYTLLNLRGGYRFWHDKAEVAVSVFNALNDRHKEHPLGDTLGSRVMGWFTIRL, from the coding sequence ATGCACCGTAGAATTCAGCTGGCCTGCTCAGCATCTCTCCCCTCGTCGCCAACGGCAGACGCTCATCGACTGCCCCTGCCCCCCCAACCTAGTGCGACGCAGAGGCGACGACTGTGGCTGTCCCTCTTCGGGACACTCGTGAGCCTCTGGTGCATTGCCCTCGGCCAGGCGCAGGAAACACCTGCTTCCGATGCGAGCCGCACCACGCTCGCACGAACCGGCGAAGAGCTGGAATTTCTAAGGGAGGAGGAAACCGTCAGCATTGCTACCCGCCACGAACAGCCGATTTCGCAAGCACCTTCTAACGTATATGTGATTACCGACGAAGACATTCGCCATTCCGGTGCCACCGACATTCCGACCATTCTCCGGCGCGTACCAGGCCTGGATGTCATGCAGGTCACAGGAGCGGACTTCAACGTGAGCACACGAGGCGACAACCAACTCTTCGCCAACAAACTCCTCGTCATGGTCGACGGTCGATCGATGTACATCGACGGGCAGGGTCTGGTGTTCTGGAAATCGCTCCCGGTCACCTTGCCGGAAATCAAACGCATCGAAGTCCTCAAAGGGCCGGCTTCCGTCGTGTACGGATTTAATGCGTTCGACGGGGTCATCAACATCATCACCAAATCGGCCCAGGAGATGAACGGGACAACACTCCAATTCGGTGGCGGCGAACTCGGCACAATTTCGAGTGCGGCCGTCCACGCCGGCTCCGCCGGAAAGCTCGACTATCGCCTCTCCATCGGGCGGGATCAGAATCAGCAATGGCGAAACACGGACGCGCTGGCGTTCCGGTCGAATAAGTTTAATGTCCAGACACAATATAACTTTTCGGGAGACGCCACGTTGCGCGTGGCCGGTGGATTCATCGATACGAATCGGTTCGATGGGCCGGTTTCAAACGTGCAGATTCCCCAATCCCAGTTCAACCAGGGCTATACGGACGTTCACTATCAATACCGGAATTTCTCGCTTCGTGGCTGGTGGCAGGGCAACGATATTCCCGTCGACTCCGCCACTCATCCGCTGCTCTCCCGGTTCGTCAGACAGACCAATGCCACCGGCGGCTCGAATGTCTCCTTCACCACACAGACATATAACCTCGAAGCACAGCACAGTCTCGAACTGAGCTCGTCCAATCGCCTGAGTTATGGCATCAACTACCGATACAACGTGGTCGACGGCGCGGCCGTCTCAGAGTTGGGACGCGAGGATCGCCTTGGTTTTCATCTGCAGGATGAATGGAAACTTCTATCACCACTCACCCTGGTAGCGGGTATCCGTTATGACCTCCATACTCGCATCAATGGTACCTGGAGCCCGCGAGTGGCCCTGATTTACAGCCTGACTCCTGAGCATACGTTTCGCATCAGCGGATCAGTCGCCTATCGTCCGCCGACGTTGTTCGAGTCGAATCTTGACCTGCGGATCTCGCCGACCACTCCGCCCTTGTTCGCCCCCATTCCGCTCTTCGGTTCGCAGAAACTCAACCCCGAGCAGATTATCTCTTATGAGGCCGGCTATCAGGGCTGGTGGCTGAAACACCGGCTTCGGACCAGACTCGACGTGTTCTTCAATCACCTCTCTGATTTGATCAATTTCCAAACCATCGGCACCACCCGGACGCTCGTCAACGGCGGAGAGGCCGACATCTATGGCACCGAGGCGGGATTCGAATTCCTGGTCACCCGATGGCTGAGCGGGTTTGCCAATGCGTCCTATCAGAAAATCGGGCAGACCTTCACCGGAGTGTCCCGACGAGGAGGGCCGGATTGGAAGGCCAACGTTGGAATGCGCGGCGAGTGGGACAGTGGGCTCAACGGAGAGATCGCGGTGCACTACGTGGCCAGCGCCACCTATCCGCTGATCGAATTGTTTTCCGCCCTTGCGCCGGTGCTTCCCACGCCGACTAGTTCAACCGTTGATAGCTATACCTTGTTGAATCTGCGCGGCGGGTATCGATTCTGGCACGACAAAGCCGAGGTGGCCGTCTCGGTCTTTAATGCGCTCAACGATCGCCACAA